Proteins from a single region of Acidianus ambivalens:
- a CDS encoding 3-phosphoshikimate 1-carboxyvinyltransferase, protein MKAKISSSYIEGKIRAPPSKSLGIRLIFLSLLTKVNLYASRELSDDLLVAKNAVNALKNGENYVYLGGSATTLRMLIPIALALGKKIKIDGDETLRRRPLNAIIKALKSAKFSSNSLPLIIEGKLEEETVIEGWESSQYISGLIYAYHIIGGGKIRIIPPISSKSYIEMTIDLFNRIGSDVKFEGNEILVNPRPLRGYEGEIPGDYALASFYALASLLTGGRIEIFGLYDPPEYFGDHNIVEIFSNMGAKSYYSSSWIVESADEYYPIKINVNDVPDLAISIATLSSVANGCSEIQGIERLRIKESDRISTIISTLGAFGVSAKYTNDNITIKGIKKEKILKGSIICPSDHRIAMMAGVLSLIHGGEVDNAECVKKSNPLFWQDLIKLGGKISLE, encoded by the coding sequence TTGAAAGCGAAGATAAGTAGCTCTTACATAGAAGGTAAGATAAGGGCGCCTCCATCAAAAAGTCTTGGAATTAGATTAATATTTCTCTCACTGTTGACAAAGGTTAATTTATATGCAAGCCGGGAGTTATCGGATGACCTTTTAGTAGCTAAAAATGCTGTAAATGCCTTAAAAAATGGTGAAAATTACGTATATTTAGGAGGCTCTGCAACTACATTAAGGATGCTAATTCCAATTGCATTAGCTTTAGGTAAGAAAATAAAAATTGATGGAGATGAGACTCTCAGGAGGAGGCCCTTAAATGCTATTATTAAGGCATTAAAGTCGGCAAAATTTTCATCAAATTCCTTACCCCTCATAATAGAAGGTAAGTTAGAAGAAGAAACAGTAATAGAAGGTTGGGAAAGCAGTCAATACATTTCTGGATTAATTTACGCATATCATATAATAGGAGGGGGTAAAATTAGAATAATACCTCCAATATCTTCGAAGAGCTATATAGAAATGACTATTGATCTCTTTAATAGAATTGGCTCTGACGTAAAATTTGAGGGGAATGAGATTTTAGTTAATCCTAGACCCCTAAGAGGTTATGAAGGAGAAATACCAGGAGATTATGCTTTAGCATCATTTTATGCATTGGCATCGTTACTAACTGGGGGAAGAATAGAGATATTTGGCCTTTATGATCCTCCAGAGTATTTCGGAGATCATAATATCGTAGAAATATTTTCTAATATGGGTGCAAAAAGTTATTATTCGAGTTCTTGGATTGTGGAATCTGCTGACGAATACTATCCAATAAAAATAAACGTTAATGACGTTCCAGATTTAGCTATTTCCATTGCCACATTATCGTCTGTTGCCAACGGATGCTCCGAAATACAAGGGATTGAAAGACTTAGAATAAAAGAAAGTGACAGGATTTCTACCATAATTTCTACATTGGGTGCATTTGGAGTTAGTGCAAAATATACAAATGATAATATTACAATTAAGGGCATTAAAAAGGAAAAAATTCTCAAAGGAAGCATTATATGCCCTTCTGATCATAGGATAGCTATGATGGCTGGAGTATTGTCACTAATACACGGAGGAGAAGTTGACAATGCTGAGTGTGTAAAAAAGAGTAATCCTCTCTTTTGGCAAGATTTAATAAAACTAGGAGGAAAAATATCTCTAGAATGA
- a CDS encoding shikimate kinase, whose amino-acid sequence MQAYGGVSIVNAIPSWYGSSMAVNLKVNVEITKGKYNRGSKLISTIITYLKEKFNLEDFDVKINSEIPQESGLKSSSAVSTALIGEVKRKFGLDIDVVKYSAILSILAGISYTGALDDAVSAYYGGISYTYNKEFKIIKKSEPPSDISIIILPKGGRGKVNLNKLRDYELIFYEIFKLSLSDPITAMKYNGILVGEILGYDLKPVKKALEKGALASGISGNGPSIFAVTKEGEEGPIIDEFNLYGKVILTKAVRLESEDK is encoded by the coding sequence ATGCAGGCCTACGGAGGGGTCTCAATAGTTAATGCTATACCTTCTTGGTATGGATCATCAATGGCAGTAAATTTGAAAGTAAATGTGGAAATTACTAAAGGAAAATATAATAGAGGAAGTAAGTTAATTTCCACTATCATAACGTATCTTAAGGAAAAGTTCAATTTAGAAGATTTCGACGTTAAAATAAACTCTGAGATTCCTCAAGAAAGTGGATTAAAAAGTAGTAGTGCAGTTTCTACAGCGTTGATTGGTGAAGTTAAGAGAAAATTTGGGTTAGATATAGACGTAGTTAAGTATTCTGCAATACTATCAATATTGGCAGGAATTTCTTACACTGGGGCACTGGATGACGCTGTTTCCGCATATTATGGAGGAATTTCTTACACATATAATAAGGAATTTAAAATTATTAAAAAATCCGAGCCACCTTCAGATATTTCAATAATTATATTGCCAAAAGGAGGAAGAGGTAAAGTTAATTTAAACAAATTAAGGGACTACGAGCTAATTTTCTATGAAATTTTTAAGTTATCATTATCAGATCCAATAACCGCAATGAAATATAATGGTATACTAGTTGGTGAAATTCTAGGTTATGATTTAAAACCCGTGAAAAAAGCTTTAGAGAAAGGGGCATTAGCTTCTGGAATATCTGGTAATGGGCCTTCAATATTTGCTGTTACAAAAGAAGGTGAGGAAGGGCCAATAATAGATGAATTTAACCTTTACGGTAAAGTAATATTAACAAAGGCTGTTAGACTTGAAAGCGAAGATAAGTAG
- the aroF gene encoding 3-deoxy-7-phosphoheptulonate synthase, translating to MLFILRNDSSTLREKIKESSASYKFLDLYGKKLALVWPDEEAEKINDDSIEMKVKTRKPYILASNEWKKEPTKVSVKDVEIGGDKIVVAAGPCAVESEEQVETVAKAVKRAGASLLRGGAFKPRTSPYSFQGLGEGGLKILRKISDEVGLPIVTEIMDARDLPLFKQYDIDMLQIGARNAQNFTLLKEVGKFGKPVLLKRGMANTVEEWLQSAEYLLSEGNGNVVLCERGIRTFEKATRFTLDIGGMVAAKMMTHLPMCADPSHPAGKRELVHSLALASVAAGADMLIIEVHPNPEKALSDSEQQLTPESFEVLMNRIKALANALGRSA from the coding sequence ATGCTCTTCATTCTTAGGAACGATAGTTCAACCTTAAGGGAGAAGATTAAGGAAAGTTCAGCCTCTTATAAATTTCTAGACTTGTACGGAAAGAAGCTAGCGTTAGTATGGCCAGACGAGGAAGCAGAGAAAATTAATGATGATAGTATAGAAATGAAAGTTAAAACAAGGAAACCTTACATTTTAGCTAGCAATGAGTGGAAAAAAGAACCAACAAAAGTTAGCGTAAAAGACGTTGAAATAGGAGGGGATAAAATAGTAGTTGCTGCAGGCCCTTGTGCAGTAGAGTCGGAGGAGCAAGTTGAAACAGTAGCCAAAGCTGTTAAGAGGGCTGGTGCATCTTTATTAAGAGGAGGAGCATTTAAACCTAGGACAAGTCCTTACTCTTTTCAAGGCTTAGGAGAGGGTGGGCTAAAAATCTTGAGGAAAATTAGTGATGAAGTAGGATTACCTATAGTTACAGAAATAATGGATGCAAGAGATTTGCCTTTGTTCAAACAATACGATATAGACATGTTACAAATAGGTGCTAGAAACGCTCAAAACTTTACATTACTTAAAGAGGTAGGAAAATTTGGTAAGCCTGTTTTATTAAAGAGGGGTATGGCTAACACTGTGGAAGAATGGTTACAAAGTGCCGAATATTTATTATCAGAAGGTAATGGTAACGTTGTACTTTGTGAGAGGGGAATAAGAACCTTCGAGAAAGCTACTAGGTTCACGTTGGATATAGGTGGTATGGTTGCCGCAAAGATGATGACTCATTTACCAATGTGTGCAGACCCTAGCCATCCAGCAGGTAAAAGGGAGTTAGTTCACTCTTTAGCCTTAGCATCAGTAGCCGCTGGTGCGGATATGTTAATAATAGAGGTTCATCCTAATCCGGAAAAAGCGCTTAGTGATTCTGAGCAGCAATTAACTCCAGAATCTTTTGAGGTACTGATGAACAGAATCAAAGCATTGGCTAATGCATTAGGTAGATCTGCATGA
- a CDS encoding helicase C-terminal domain-containing protein, whose translation MDLRDWQIKLKDKVLDSLKRGFLVALNSPTGSGKTLFSLVVGTEFKGKVAYIVRTHNEYYPVYRESKRLGKSFSFLVSKALACPFSTADVNPEDIKCSSCDIFSSIPIKVDDYPFSFLSKLKKEGEEEGFCPYYSLLDSLSNSDVIVLTYPYFFIPRLREALGLDFSQYVVVVDEAHNLDRLNELEERKLNLTIIDRAISQISNTTVIEILRRLKEEVKKKVLSEEKYILVQDYPKLTDDELEIIKEEYEALREKMIKEKRIKQIYLNNIIKFYETEGKVFSYKGSLVKKPITPEKYISILNDPSLSVILMSGTLQSKEFLRNVLGITRQIEYIDTEKEMKKKLSGTIDCILALDVTSAYSLRTKEMWKKYASYILKIFYQAKGYVLAVFPSYSLMNEVMKLVNLPKLVEDEKTSLEDVYKLKEKSIIAAVARGKLSEGIELTKDGKSLISDVVLVGIPYPAVDDYLKLQAEEISKITGQDVKDLLINTTALIAVKQAIGRAIRSVNDRANVWLLDKRYDSIMWKTKINCLNPKKIKL comes from the coding sequence GTGGATTTAAGGGATTGGCAAATAAAATTAAAAGACAAAGTTTTAGATTCGTTGAAAAGAGGATTTTTAGTTGCTTTAAATTCTCCCACTGGTAGTGGTAAAACATTATTTTCTTTGGTTGTTGGTACTGAATTTAAGGGTAAGGTAGCTTATATTGTAAGAACGCATAACGAATACTATCCAGTATATAGAGAAAGCAAAAGGCTAGGTAAAAGTTTTTCATTTCTAGTAAGTAAAGCGCTTGCTTGTCCATTTTCTACTGCTGATGTAAATCCAGAAGATATAAAATGTTCAAGTTGTGATATATTTTCTAGTATTCCAATAAAGGTCGACGATTATCCTTTTTCTTTTCTTTCAAAGTTAAAGAAAGAGGGAGAAGAGGAGGGATTTTGCCCATATTATTCATTACTAGATTCTTTATCTAATTCTGACGTAATAGTTCTAACTTACCCATATTTTTTCATACCTAGATTGAGAGAAGCATTAGGATTAGATTTTTCACAATATGTTGTGGTTGTGGATGAAGCTCATAATTTAGATAGATTAAATGAGCTTGAAGAGAGAAAACTAAATTTAACAATAATTGATAGAGCAATTTCTCAGATTTCAAATACTACTGTAATAGAGATACTAAGAAGATTAAAAGAAGAAGTTAAGAAGAAAGTGTTATCTGAGGAAAAATATATTCTAGTACAAGACTATCCTAAGCTTACAGACGATGAGCTAGAAATAATAAAAGAAGAGTACGAAGCTTTAAGAGAAAAAATGATAAAAGAAAAGCGAATAAAACAGATTTATTTGAATAATATAATAAAATTCTATGAAACTGAAGGGAAAGTGTTCTCCTACAAAGGAAGTCTAGTAAAAAAGCCTATAACACCAGAAAAGTACATTTCAATACTTAATGATCCGAGTCTTTCAGTAATTTTAATGTCTGGAACTTTACAATCAAAAGAATTCTTACGTAATGTACTCGGGATAACTAGGCAGATAGAATATATCGATACTGAAAAAGAAATGAAGAAAAAACTAAGTGGCACTATAGATTGCATTCTGGCTCTTGATGTAACCTCTGCTTATAGTTTAAGAACTAAAGAGATGTGGAAGAAGTACGCTTCGTATATTTTAAAAATATTTTACCAAGCGAAAGGCTACGTATTAGCCGTATTCCCTAGCTATTCATTAATGAATGAAGTTATGAAGCTAGTTAATTTGCCAAAGCTTGTTGAAGATGAGAAAACAAGTCTAGAGGATGTATATAAACTGAAAGAGAAGTCTATTATTGCAGCAGTAGCAAGAGGTAAGCTTTCTGAAGGAATTGAACTTACTAAGGACGGTAAAAGTTTAATTTCAGACGTAGTACTAGTAGGAATACCTTATCCTGCAGTAGACGATTACCTTAAATTGCAAGCAGAGGAGATTTCAAAAATTACAGGGCAGGACGTTAAGGATTTGCTTATAAATACTACAGCACTTATAGCTGTAAAACAAGCAATAGGTAGGGCAATTAGAAGTGTAAATGATAGGGCAAATGTTTGGTTATTGGATAAAAGATACGATAGCATAATGTGGAAAACTAAGATTAATTGTTTAAATCCCAAAAAGATTAAGCTATAA
- the aroC gene encoding chorismate synthase: MPGNSLGKALTITTFGESHGPAIGVVIDGIPAGLPLSKEDIEFELSFRRPGKLFVSGRREKDEPEILSGIYNGRTTGAPVAIIIRNTDVISSLYEEVHYKPRPGHADLPYIMKYGFENWDYRGGGRASARETATRVAAGAIAKKLLMLTNTVIAGHLISLGNVELEEKVSFEDILCSKYSPVRASKKSLEEKYEKLLMEATKEGDSYGGVVEIVVNNPPIGLGEPVFDKIKADLAKAVMSIPAVVGFEYGLGFKAARMRGSEANDEIILKDGKLGWKYNNAGGILGGLTNGEQIILRCAFKPTSSIRKPQKTIDLRTMKETEISVIGRHDPAVAIRGVAVVEAMVALVLADHAIRAGIIPQVRLDDKQASLIEENWKRYVNACRPTEGSQ; this comes from the coding sequence ATGCCAGGAAACTCGTTAGGTAAAGCATTAACTATAACAACTTTTGGAGAAAGTCACGGTCCTGCAATAGGAGTCGTAATAGATGGAATTCCTGCAGGATTACCTTTAAGCAAGGAAGATATTGAATTTGAATTATCGTTTAGAAGGCCAGGAAAACTTTTTGTGTCAGGCAGAAGGGAAAAAGATGAACCGGAGATACTTAGCGGAATTTATAACGGAAGGACAACTGGAGCTCCAGTAGCAATAATAATAAGGAATACTGACGTTATATCTTCTCTATATGAAGAAGTTCATTACAAACCAAGGCCAGGACATGCAGATCTTCCTTACATTATGAAATACGGCTTTGAAAATTGGGACTATAGAGGTGGTGGTAGAGCTAGTGCAAGGGAAACTGCCACAAGAGTTGCTGCAGGGGCCATAGCAAAGAAGCTTTTAATGCTTACTAATACCGTAATAGCAGGACACTTAATTAGTTTAGGAAATGTTGAACTAGAAGAGAAAGTATCTTTTGAGGATATTCTTTGCTCTAAATATAGTCCAGTTAGGGCAAGTAAAAAATCCTTAGAAGAAAAATACGAGAAATTGCTTATGGAGGCAACAAAGGAAGGAGATAGCTATGGCGGAGTTGTAGAAATAGTTGTAAATAACCCACCTATAGGCCTTGGAGAGCCAGTATTCGATAAAATAAAAGCTGATTTGGCTAAGGCAGTAATGTCAATTCCTGCAGTAGTTGGTTTCGAATACGGTTTAGGATTTAAGGCAGCGCGTATGAGGGGTAGTGAAGCTAATGATGAAATTATATTAAAAGATGGTAAACTTGGTTGGAAATATAACAACGCCGGCGGAATCTTAGGAGGTTTAACAAATGGCGAGCAAATAATTTTAAGATGTGCTTTTAAGCCTACATCGTCAATAAGAAAACCTCAAAAAACTATAGATTTAAGGACTATGAAGGAGACGGAAATTTCAGTTATAGGTAGACACGATCCTGCAGTAGCAATTAGGGGAGTTGCGGTAGTAGAAGCAATGGTAGCATTAGTTTTGGCAGATCATGCAATAAGAGCTGGAATAATTCCTCAAGTTAGACTAGACGATAAGCAAGCCTCTCTCATTGAAGAAAATTGGAAGAGGTATGTTAACGCATGCAGGCCTACGGAGGGGTCTCAATAG
- the aroB gene encoding 3-dehydroquinate synthase: MRKISEDICCSKVDVLVNTSYKDFLDSLQGKKAIFYSKNLSIDYKGDLNIPIEDGEKAKDVSNVLDLVKALYDNGFNRGDYVIAIGGGTVLDLVGFVSSIYMRGLNLINIPTTLLGMVDAAIGGKNGVNFGNTKNILGTFYQPSAIVIDLNFIKTLPEEEIRKGLAEVIKYGLVLDKELYDYLAMNDKKILEKDEGALEEIIYKSIKDKLTVVKEDERETKGIRVVLNFGHTIGHAIEAGSNFTIPHGYAISVGMVCEAKIAEEMGYSEEGVVEDTLWILSLYGLPITPEKLPSKYSKELALASIEKDKKIRNDEILMPFPTRIGDYKVVKVPIQTVKGFASQCL, from the coding sequence ATGAGGAAAATATCTGAGGATATATGCTGTTCTAAAGTAGATGTTCTTGTAAATACTAGCTATAAGGATTTTTTAGATTCTCTCCAAGGTAAAAAAGCAATATTTTATTCAAAAAACTTGAGCATAGACTACAAGGGAGATCTTAATATACCCATAGAAGATGGAGAAAAAGCTAAAGACGTAAGTAACGTTCTAGATTTAGTAAAAGCACTTTATGATAATGGTTTTAACAGAGGAGATTACGTCATAGCTATAGGAGGAGGAACCGTTTTAGATCTAGTAGGTTTTGTATCTTCAATATATATGCGTGGCCTTAATTTAATTAATATTCCTACAACACTCTTGGGGATGGTTGATGCAGCAATTGGAGGTAAAAATGGAGTTAATTTTGGTAACACAAAGAACATTCTAGGAACTTTTTATCAACCTTCAGCAATTGTCATAGATTTAAATTTCATTAAAACTCTTCCAGAAGAGGAGATTAGAAAAGGTCTTGCTGAAGTGATAAAATACGGTCTAGTATTAGATAAGGAACTTTACGACTATCTTGCAATGAATGATAAGAAAATCTTGGAGAAAGATGAGGGAGCCCTTGAGGAAATAATTTACAAGTCAATTAAAGATAAACTGACTGTAGTAAAAGAGGACGAAAGAGAAACTAAAGGAATTAGAGTGGTTTTAAACTTTGGGCACACTATAGGTCATGCAATAGAGGCTGGGTCTAATTTTACTATACCTCATGGATATGCAATATCTGTAGGAATGGTTTGTGAGGCTAAAATTGCTGAAGAAATGGGTTATTCTGAAGAAGGAGTTGTAGAGGACACTTTATGGATACTTAGTCTTTACGGTTTGCCAATAACTCCAGAAAAACTTCCTTCTAAGTACTCAAAAGAACTAGCTTTAGCTTCAATAGAGAAGGATAAAAAAATCAGAAACGATGAGATTTTAATGCCATTTCCTACAAGGATAGGAGATTATAAAGTAGTTAAAGTTCCTATACAGACAGTTAAAGGGTTTGCCTCACAATGTTTATAG
- a CDS encoding Rieske (2Fe-2S) protein, whose amino-acid sequence MQIKKPQLKIGEKTKIKANINGEEKEIVLLYLGGDKYIAFDAYCPHLGCDLEKYGVLIREEIVCQCHFSHFSIKDGKPTKGASKKPLKIYQVKVGKNDELIIEG is encoded by the coding sequence ATGCAAATCAAAAAGCCTCAACTGAAAATAGGTGAGAAGACTAAAATAAAAGCCAATATAAACGGAGAAGAGAAAGAAATAGTATTATTATATTTAGGTGGAGATAAATATATAGCTTTTGATGCATATTGTCCTCACCTTGGTTGCGATTTAGAAAAGTATGGAGTGCTTATTAGAGAAGAAATTGTTTGCCAATGTCACTTTTCGCATTTTTCAATAAAGGATGGAAAACCTACTAAGGGAGCTTCTAAAAAACCCCTTAAAATTTATCAAGTAAAAGTGGGTAAAAACGACGAGCTGATAATAGAAGGCTAA
- the thiC gene encoding phosphomethylpyrimidine synthase ThiC — MATQITEAKSGNVTAEMKIVAKLEGESPEKIRDRVAKGKVVIFKNIVRQNLERYTAIGEGLFTKVNVNLGASTDHYDENEELEKVEIANKFGADTIMDLTDGGDIDGMRRKVLAKAKMPVGTVPIYQVYYEMVTKRKYVIDFTEDDLFNVIEKHFKDGVDFVTVHTGVTLDLAKKAAEQKRTAGIVSRGGTILAAWEIYNEKENPLYANFDYLLELAKEYDVVLSLGDALRPGGIDDAHDELHVGELLVNARLAKKAIEKGVQVMIEGPGHMPLDQIEMDIKLEKQLTGGVPYYVLGILPTDIAAGYDHIAGAIGGALAAAYGADMLCYLTPAEHISLPTPEQVKDGLIAFKIAAHTGDIIKLGEKARKLDTEMSKARASLNWQKMFSLTFDEERARRIYRQYKKFEAGSCTMCGDLCVYLVLPRALNKKKYANQKASTENR; from the coding sequence ATGGCAACTCAAATTACTGAAGCTAAAAGCGGAAACGTTACGGCGGAAATGAAAATCGTAGCCAAACTAGAAGGAGAAAGTCCAGAAAAAATTAGGGATCGTGTAGCTAAAGGGAAAGTAGTAATATTTAAGAATATTGTGAGACAAAATTTAGAAAGATATACTGCAATAGGAGAAGGCTTATTTACCAAAGTTAATGTTAATCTAGGCGCATCGACAGATCACTACGACGAAAATGAAGAGTTGGAAAAGGTTGAAATAGCTAACAAATTCGGTGCCGATACAATAATGGATTTAACTGACGGAGGAGACATAGACGGAATGAGAAGGAAAGTATTAGCGAAAGCAAAAATGCCAGTAGGTACAGTGCCAATTTACCAGGTTTACTACGAAATGGTTACAAAAAGAAAGTACGTAATTGATTTTACTGAAGACGATTTGTTTAACGTTATTGAAAAACACTTTAAAGATGGAGTAGACTTTGTAACTGTACACACTGGAGTAACTTTAGATCTAGCTAAGAAAGCTGCTGAGCAAAAGAGGACTGCAGGAATAGTAAGCAGAGGAGGGACTATATTAGCCGCATGGGAAATATATAATGAAAAGGAAAATCCTCTTTATGCGAATTTTGATTATCTATTAGAATTGGCGAAAGAATACGACGTTGTATTAAGTCTAGGAGACGCATTAAGGCCTGGAGGAATAGATGATGCGCATGATGAGCTCCACGTAGGAGAATTATTAGTTAATGCTAGACTCGCTAAGAAAGCGATAGAGAAAGGAGTTCAGGTAATGATTGAAGGACCAGGCCATATGCCATTAGATCAGATAGAAATGGATATAAAGCTTGAAAAACAATTAACTGGAGGAGTTCCTTATTATGTACTTGGAATATTACCTACAGATATAGCTGCAGGATATGATCATATAGCAGGGGCTATAGGCGGTGCGTTAGCTGCAGCGTATGGAGCAGATATGTTATGTTATTTAACTCCTGCAGAACATATTTCCTTACCTACTCCTGAACAAGTAAAAGATGGTTTAATAGCGTTTAAAATTGCAGCTCATACTGGAGACATAATAAAATTAGGAGAAAAAGCCAGAAAATTAGATACTGAAATGAGCAAAGCTAGAGCTTCTCTTAATTGGCAAAAGATGTTCTCGTTAACTTTCGATGAAGAAAGAGCTAGAAGGATATATAGGCAATACAAGAAATTCGAAGCAGGATCTTGTACAATGTGCGGAGACCTTTGCGTTTATTTAGTTCTACCGAGAGCCTTAAATAAGAAGAAATATGCAAATCAAAAAGCCTCAACTGAAAATAGGTGA
- a CDS encoding type I 3-dehydroquinate dehydratase: MRPLIVASLPIYKEDDLLKARNIKEADMIELRLDYSPKLIELEKIKEILGDLKGKLILTIRDVNEGGVYKIADGEKAKYLQEANVEGFIYDVEASFLERFDVPFKGKIVSSHYFNELPKYEEVERIIKKYGNDALFIKIATIGKGEYKELLTKLLKFDKIVVLPMGVDPLERIALGILGSRLIYTFVEAQTAPGQMHYSKAFKIISCLYD, encoded by the coding sequence ATGAGACCGTTAATAGTAGCCTCTTTGCCTATTTATAAAGAAGATGACTTACTTAAGGCAAGGAATATTAAAGAAGCAGACATGATCGAGTTAAGACTAGATTATTCTCCAAAGCTAATTGAGCTTGAAAAAATAAAGGAAATCTTAGGTGATTTGAAAGGAAAGCTAATTTTAACAATTAGAGACGTAAATGAGGGAGGAGTATATAAAATTGCAGATGGTGAGAAAGCTAAGTATTTACAGGAAGCTAACGTAGAAGGTTTTATTTATGATGTAGAAGCTTCATTTTTAGAAAGATTTGACGTACCATTTAAAGGTAAAATTGTTTCTTCTCATTACTTTAATGAATTACCAAAATACGAAGAAGTAGAGAGAATAATTAAAAAATATGGTAATGACGCACTTTTTATAAAAATAGCTACTATTGGAAAAGGAGAATATAAGGAACTCTTAACTAAACTATTGAAATTTGATAAAATTGTAGTTTTACCAATGGGTGTAGATCCATTAGAAAGAATAGCACTAGGTATTCTTGGTTCGCGGTTAATCTACACTTTCGTTGAAGCACAGACTGCTCCAGGTCAGATGCACTATTCTAAGGCTTTCAAGATTATTTCTTGCTTATACGATTAG
- a CDS encoding shikimate dehydrogenase family protein codes for MFIDYSTKLFGIIGKKISYTLSPAIHNYSFEKLGINAVYLAFDIEEEKFDLIVKGLLEVGEGFNVTIPYKEKIIPLLEGLSKEAEEIGAVNTIFRKKGFNTDYLAVKSLVLEKGEKIEKSLIFGAGGAAKAASFALSSLGSEIFIINRTRDKAQELVNRLTEKGYYAKAVESCNFSYDAVVNSTPNPSYIPDDCIKGKLAIEFVYSPLNTEFLIKASEKGLRVINGLEILVRQALEAQKIWFGKSLNDKEVVDFLYARKLVR; via the coding sequence ATGTTTATAGATTATTCAACAAAACTTTTCGGAATAATAGGTAAGAAAATTTCTTATACATTATCGCCTGCAATACATAATTATTCTTTTGAAAAGTTGGGAATAAATGCAGTTTATCTAGCTTTCGACATCGAAGAGGAAAAATTTGACCTGATAGTAAAAGGCTTACTTGAGGTTGGAGAAGGATTTAACGTTACAATACCTTATAAAGAGAAGATAATCCCATTACTTGAAGGATTAAGCAAAGAAGCAGAAGAAATCGGAGCAGTAAATACGATATTCAGGAAAAAAGGGTTTAATACAGATTATCTGGCAGTTAAAAGTTTAGTTTTAGAAAAAGGAGAAAAAATCGAGAAAAGTCTAATATTTGGAGCAGGAGGTGCAGCTAAAGCCGCATCATTCGCTTTAAGCTCATTAGGTTCTGAAATTTTCATAATTAATAGAACTAGAGATAAGGCTCAAGAGTTAGTTAATAGGCTAACCGAAAAGGGTTATTACGCTAAAGCTGTTGAATCATGCAACTTCAGCTATGATGCAGTAGTTAATTCAACACCTAATCCTTCTTATATTCCTGATGATTGTATTAAAGGAAAATTAGCAATTGAATTTGTTTACTCTCCTTTAAATACTGAGTTTTTAATTAAAGCTTCTGAGAAGGGGTTAAGAGTTATAAATGGCTTAGAAATTTTAGTAAGACAAGCCTTAGAGGCACAAAAGATTTGGTTTGGAAAGTCTTTAAATGACAAAGAAGTGGTGGATTTTCTATATGCCAGGAAACTCGTTAGGTAA